One genomic window of Psychrobacillus sp. INOP01 includes the following:
- a CDS encoding peptidase U32 family protein, translating to MNKTELLVTPASISHLEDLIVAGADAFLVGEQFFGLRLPGEFTLEEIATARTLTSKQNKKLYVAMNALFHNDKLEALAPYMTKLQEIGVDGIVFGDPAVIIARREAEVTIPLHWNTEQTATNYFTANYWGKRGSTRAVLARELSLDEVVEVKENAEVQIEVQVQGMTCIFQSKRSLLGNYFLFQEKAMEVENRSKNKNMFLHDKERSNKYPIYEDSNGTHIFSPNDMCMIDELDELLDAEIDSLKIDGILQDPSYVTAVTGYYRQAIDAYYESRAAYKARKKELFNKIEEIQPALRPLDTGFFFKETVY from the coding sequence ATGAACAAAACAGAATTATTAGTTACACCAGCAAGTATTAGTCACTTAGAGGATTTAATCGTAGCTGGAGCTGATGCCTTTTTAGTTGGTGAACAGTTTTTTGGTCTGAGACTTCCAGGAGAATTTACATTGGAAGAAATTGCAACAGCAAGAACTCTCACCTCTAAACAAAACAAAAAGCTATATGTTGCGATGAATGCCCTTTTCCATAACGATAAATTAGAAGCACTGGCACCTTACATGACAAAGCTTCAAGAGATTGGCGTAGATGGAATTGTGTTCGGAGATCCAGCAGTTATTATAGCTAGACGTGAAGCTGAAGTAACCATTCCCCTACATTGGAATACGGAACAAACTGCAACCAATTATTTTACAGCGAATTATTGGGGGAAACGTGGGTCAACCAGAGCCGTTCTTGCAAGAGAACTAAGTCTAGATGAGGTAGTCGAAGTAAAAGAAAATGCTGAAGTTCAAATAGAAGTACAAGTCCAAGGTATGACTTGTATTTTTCAATCTAAGCGGTCACTGTTAGGTAATTATTTCTTATTCCAAGAAAAAGCAATGGAAGTAGAAAATCGTTCGAAAAATAAAAATATGTTTTTACATGACAAAGAACGATCTAATAAATATCCGATTTATGAGGATAGCAATGGTACTCATATTTTTAGTCCAAACGATATGTGTATGATCGATGAACTAGATGAGTTATTAGATGCTGAAATTGATAGTTTAAAAATAGATGGAATCTTACAAGACCCATCTTATGTAACAGCTGTTACAGGCTACTACCGTCAAGCAATCGATGCTTATTATGAATCGAGAGCAGCTTATAAAGCTCGCAAAAAAGAGCTATTTAACAAAATAGAAGAAATCCAACCAGCATTAAGACCATTAGATACTGGCTTTTTCTTTAAAGAAACTGTGTACTAA
- a CDS encoding O-methyltransferase — protein MNISDDFLKDLIKPRSAIFLEMEQYAKDNHVPIMQLMGMESLLQLLSLQKPKSILELGTAIGYSSMRMATKLEQTTIVTIERDETKAELAKNYMERADLQHRIRVIVGDALEISAKELEDSKFDAIFIDAAKGQYKNFFEKYAPFLNDGGVIYCDNLLLNGLSELPMSEVPRRKRTMVRNQHQFMEWLMNHPDYDTAFLPVGDGMLVSIKR, from the coding sequence ATGAATATAAGTGATGATTTTTTGAAGGATCTGATTAAACCTAGATCCGCTATTTTTTTGGAAATGGAACAATATGCAAAAGATAATCATGTGCCTATTATGCAACTGATGGGTATGGAATCGTTATTGCAGCTTCTTTCTTTACAAAAGCCTAAGTCTATTTTAGAACTTGGAACTGCGATTGGATACTCTTCCATGCGTATGGCGACTAAACTAGAGCAAACAACCATTGTGACTATTGAGCGAGATGAAACTAAGGCAGAACTGGCTAAAAATTATATGGAGCGTGCGGATTTGCAACACCGAATTCGAGTAATTGTTGGAGACGCATTAGAAATTTCAGCAAAAGAGCTTGAAGACTCCAAATTTGATGCTATTTTCATTGATGCAGCTAAAGGTCAATACAAAAATTTCTTCGAAAAATATGCCCCATTTTTGAATGATGGTGGCGTTATTTATTGTGATAATTTATTGTTAAATGGTTTGTCTGAATTACCGATGAGTGAAGTGCCTAGAAGAAAAAGAACTATGGTCCGAAACCAACATCAATTTATGGAGTGGCTGATGAATCATCCGGATTATGACACTGCATTCTTACCTGTTGGAGATGGAATGTTAGTAAGTATTAAGAGGTGA
- the mltG gene encoding endolytic transglycosylase MltG: MENETKKDIMFKKMKKKKKEVKLVRKIVLIITFLLIVVGGIGGLVVYNFVESALLPLDPNSEETITVDIPIGSGLDTISNELEESGIIKNAKIFKYYAKFNNESQFQAGEYSLTKAMTLDEIIESLKTGKVYRKPVFSLTIPEGLTIEQIGQVVEKNTNHSADDFFALVTSEEFVDRMMIKYPNLLGPEIKGENVRYALEGYLFPATYPFFEENPSIEAIVDTMLANTDKVVTSYVDLLQAEEKSVHWLLTFASLLEEEATAQTDRATIASVFFNRIEEGMPLQTDPTVLYAKGTHKDRVLFEDLEFDNPYNTYQNPGLPPGPIANAGKSSIEATLDPSDTDYFYFLADKDGTNHFSVTYDEHLQKIDEFLK, from the coding sequence GTGGAAAATGAAACAAAAAAAGATATTATGTTTAAAAAAATGAAAAAAAAGAAAAAAGAAGTGAAACTTGTTAGAAAAATTGTTTTAATCATTACGTTTCTGTTAATCGTCGTAGGGGGTATAGGTGGTTTAGTTGTCTATAATTTTGTAGAATCAGCACTTCTACCATTAGATCCTAATTCTGAAGAGACCATAACAGTGGACATCCCTATCGGATCAGGATTAGATACTATCTCCAACGAGTTAGAAGAAAGTGGAATTATAAAAAACGCTAAAATTTTCAAGTATTATGCAAAGTTTAATAATGAATCTCAATTTCAGGCTGGGGAGTATAGTTTAACGAAGGCAATGACATTAGATGAAATTATTGAAAGCTTAAAAACTGGTAAAGTGTACAGGAAACCAGTTTTCTCGTTGACTATTCCTGAAGGATTAACAATCGAGCAAATAGGACAAGTAGTTGAAAAAAATACAAACCATTCTGCCGATGACTTCTTCGCCCTCGTAACAAGTGAGGAATTTGTGGACAGAATGATGATTAAATATCCAAATTTATTAGGTCCGGAGATTAAAGGAGAAAATGTACGCTATGCTTTAGAAGGATATCTTTTCCCAGCGACTTATCCATTTTTCGAGGAAAATCCTTCTATCGAGGCGATAGTAGATACAATGCTTGCTAATACTGATAAAGTAGTAACTTCATACGTAGACCTATTGCAAGCAGAAGAAAAATCAGTTCACTGGTTATTAACTTTTGCATCCTTGTTAGAAGAAGAAGCTACAGCCCAAACAGATCGAGCAACCATAGCAAGTGTCTTTTTTAACCGTATAGAAGAAGGTATGCCATTACAAACAGATCCAACTGTCCTTTATGCAAAAGGAACGCATAAAGATCGTGTGTTGTTTGAAGACTTAGAGTTTGATAACCCTTATAATACGTATCAAAATCCTGGTTTACCACCTGGACCAATTGCAAATGCTGGTAAATCATCTATTGAAGCTACACTGGATCCAAGTGATACAGATTATTTTTACTTCTTAGCCGATAAAGATGGAACTAATCACTTTTCTGTAACTTATGATGAACATCTTCAAAAAATTGACGAATTTTTAAAATAA
- a CDS encoding DUF1292 domain-containing protein, giving the protein MDHGQENITIVDENGNEQLCNVLFTFESDEYGKSYVLYYPIGAEEDENEEIEIHASSFTPNEDGEDGELLPVESDAEWDMIEEMLSTFLDEQEDEDEE; this is encoded by the coding sequence ATGGACCACGGTCAAGAAAATATTACAATTGTAGATGAGAATGGAAACGAACAACTTTGTAACGTGCTTTTCACATTTGAATCAGATGAATATGGAAAATCCTATGTACTTTATTATCCAATAGGAGCAGAAGAAGATGAAAATGAAGAAATCGAAATTCATGCATCATCCTTCACTCCAAATGAAGACGGAGAAGACGGAGAGTTACTTCCGGTAGAGTCTGATGCTGAATGGGATATGATCGAAGAAATGTTAAGTACATTCCTAGATGAGCAAGAAGACGAAGACGAAGAATAA
- the ruvX gene encoding Holliday junction resolvase RuvX — protein MRIMGLDVGSRTVGVAISDALGWTAQGIETIKIHEENLEFGLERIDELVKEHNVTEFVVGFPKNMNNSIGPRAEASEQYAKLLTEKYHFPVTLWDERLTTMAAERMLIDADVSRKKRKLVIDKMAAVMILQGYLDRKNR, from the coding sequence ATGCGAATTATGGGGTTAGATGTTGGATCTCGTACCGTTGGAGTAGCAATTAGTGATGCACTAGGTTGGACTGCACAAGGTATTGAAACGATAAAAATACATGAAGAAAATTTAGAATTTGGTCTAGAACGAATTGATGAACTCGTGAAAGAGCATAATGTAACTGAATTTGTTGTAGGTTTTCCGAAAAACATGAATAATTCTATTGGTCCACGTGCTGAGGCTTCAGAACAATATGCCAAGCTATTAACCGAGAAATATCATTTCCCTGTAACATTATGGGATGAACGATTGACAACGATGGCTGCAGAACGTATGTTAATAGATGCTGATGTTAGCCGTAAGAAACGTAAGCTAGTGATCGACAAGATGGCTGCTGTAATGATTTTACAAGGCTATCTTGATAGAAAAAATAGATGA
- a CDS encoding IreB family regulatory phosphoprotein has product MSSFDKTMKFNFPEESMEQEVKHVMIQVHSALEEKGYNSINQIVGYLLSGDPAYIPRHQDARNMIRKLERDEILEELVKFYIKKNNEA; this is encoded by the coding sequence ATGAGCTCTTTTGATAAAACGATGAAATTTAATTTCCCTGAAGAATCGATGGAACAAGAAGTAAAACATGTGATGATACAAGTTCACTCTGCACTAGAAGAAAAAGGGTATAATTCTATCAATCAAATTGTAGGCTATTTATTGTCAGGTGATCCAGCTTATATTCCTCGCCATCAAGATGCACGAAATATGATTCGAAAACTTGAACGAGATGAAATATTAGAAGAACTAGTGAAGTTTTATATTAAAAAAAATAATGAGGCTTAA
- the alaS gene encoding alanine--tRNA ligase: MKQLTGAQIRQMYLDFFIEKGHSQEPSAPLVPINDPSLLWINSGVATLKKYFDGRVVPENPRITNAQKSIRTNDIENVGKTARHHTFFEMLGNFSIGDYFKKEAIQYAWEFLTDSKWMAFDPEKLSITIHPEDEEAYNIWKDEVGIPEERLIRLEGNFWDIGEGPSGPNSEIFYDRGVSYGNDMNDPELYPGGENERYLEIWNLVFSEFNHNPDNTYTPLPKQNIDTGMGLERMASVVQDVPTNFDTDLFMPIIRQTEQISGKPYRSNDVDDTAFKVIADHIRTVAFAIGDGALPSNEGRGYVLRRLLRRAVRFAKQLGIEKPFLHELVPVVGEIMQDFYPEVTEKQDFIMRVIKTEEERFHETLHDGLAILEKVIEEQQAKGESSIPGTTTFTLYDTYGFPIELTEEYAEEANMTVDHEGFKSEMESQRARARAARQNVDSMQVQSEVFGNLHDESEFIGYDTISVSTKVTSIVRDQVLVKTAHEGEEVKVVLTKTPFYAESGGQIADHGVIENDTFKGYVKDVQKAPNGQNLHTVVIESGEIIADAEILATVDNSLRGHTIKNHSATHILHQALKDVLGTHVNQAGSYVGPDRLRFDFSHFGQVTKEELEQIERIVNEKVWDNIPVVTGFHNIDEAKQMGAMALFGEKYGDIVRVVKMGDFSLELCGGIHVQNTSEIGFFKILSESGIGAGTRRIEAVTGKGAYEMVKEEEHMLNEAANLLKAQPKDLMNKVAQTLQELKNVQKDNESLSAKIANSQASSVLSSAQKVNDVTVLSVKVDAKDNNQLRQMMDDLKQKLEKAVIVLGAVDGDKVMISAGVTKDIVGGNYHAGNIVKLVAEQCGGKGGGRPDFAMAGAKDASKLEGALSSVLDYIKSL, translated from the coding sequence ATGAAACAATTAACTGGTGCTCAAATTAGACAAATGTATTTAGACTTTTTTATTGAAAAAGGTCATTCCCAGGAACCATCAGCTCCACTTGTACCAATCAACGACCCATCTTTACTTTGGATAAACAGTGGTGTAGCTACATTAAAAAAATATTTTGACGGTCGTGTTGTTCCTGAAAACCCTCGTATCACGAATGCGCAAAAATCCATTCGCACAAACGATATTGAGAACGTCGGAAAAACAGCAAGACATCATACTTTCTTTGAAATGTTAGGTAACTTTTCTATTGGCGACTACTTTAAAAAAGAGGCAATCCAATATGCATGGGAGTTTTTAACAGATTCTAAGTGGATGGCTTTCGATCCAGAAAAATTATCTATTACGATACATCCAGAGGATGAAGAAGCATATAATATTTGGAAGGATGAAGTTGGAATTCCGGAAGAAAGACTTATTCGTCTGGAGGGCAACTTCTGGGACATTGGAGAAGGTCCAAGTGGTCCTAACTCAGAGATTTTCTACGATCGTGGAGTAAGCTATGGTAATGACATGAACGACCCTGAGTTGTATCCAGGTGGGGAAAATGAACGTTATTTAGAAATTTGGAATTTAGTGTTCTCCGAATTCAATCATAATCCAGACAATACGTACACACCTTTACCAAAACAAAATATTGATACTGGTATGGGACTAGAGCGTATGGCAAGTGTAGTGCAAGATGTTCCAACAAATTTTGACACGGACTTATTTATGCCAATTATTCGTCAAACAGAACAGATTTCTGGTAAGCCGTATCGTTCAAATGATGTTGATGATACTGCATTTAAAGTTATTGCTGACCACATTCGTACAGTAGCTTTTGCTATTGGAGATGGTGCATTACCATCAAACGAAGGAAGAGGATATGTTCTTAGAAGATTACTTCGTAGAGCTGTTCGTTTTGCAAAACAATTAGGGATTGAAAAGCCATTCTTACATGAACTTGTTCCAGTGGTAGGAGAAATTATGCAAGATTTCTATCCAGAGGTTACAGAAAAACAAGATTTCATCATGCGAGTTATTAAAACTGAAGAAGAAAGATTCCATGAAACACTTCATGATGGCTTAGCTATATTAGAAAAGGTTATTGAGGAACAACAAGCAAAAGGTGAATCTTCAATTCCAGGTACAACGACGTTTACGTTATATGATACGTACGGATTCCCAATTGAATTAACGGAAGAATATGCAGAAGAAGCAAATATGACCGTTGATCATGAAGGATTCAAATCAGAAATGGAAAGTCAACGTGCACGTGCTCGTGCAGCTCGTCAAAATGTAGATTCTATGCAAGTACAATCCGAAGTGTTCGGAAATCTTCATGATGAAAGTGAATTTATTGGATATGACACAATTTCTGTGTCCACAAAAGTTACTTCAATTGTTCGAGATCAAGTATTAGTAAAAACAGCACACGAAGGTGAAGAAGTTAAAGTTGTTTTAACAAAAACACCTTTCTACGCTGAAAGTGGTGGGCAAATTGCCGACCATGGAGTAATTGAAAACGATACATTTAAAGGATACGTAAAAGATGTCCAGAAAGCTCCTAATGGACAAAACTTACACACAGTAGTTATTGAATCAGGAGAAATCATTGCTGATGCTGAAATTTTGGCAACTGTCGACAATTCTCTTCGTGGACATACGATTAAAAATCACTCAGCTACACATATTTTACATCAGGCTTTGAAAGATGTATTAGGAACACATGTAAACCAAGCTGGTTCTTATGTTGGTCCTGATCGTTTACGTTTTGACTTTTCTCATTTTGGACAAGTCACAAAAGAAGAGCTTGAACAAATAGAACGTATAGTAAATGAAAAAGTGTGGGATAATATCCCGGTGGTTACTGGTTTCCATAATATTGATGAAGCAAAACAAATGGGTGCAATGGCATTATTCGGAGAAAAATACGGTGATATTGTAAGAGTGGTTAAAATGGGCGATTTCTCATTAGAGCTATGCGGTGGTATTCATGTCCAAAACACTTCAGAAATTGGATTCTTTAAAATCCTTTCAGAAAGTGGAATCGGAGCTGGTACTAGACGTATTGAAGCTGTAACTGGTAAAGGTGCTTATGAAATGGTTAAGGAAGAGGAACATATGTTAAATGAGGCAGCAAATTTATTGAAGGCACAGCCAAAAGATTTGATGAATAAGGTTGCTCAAACATTACAAGAGCTAAAAAATGTTCAAAAAGACAATGAGTCCCTATCTGCAAAAATAGCAAATAGCCAGGCTTCTTCTGTATTGTCATCAGCACAAAAAGTGAATGATGTTACCGTGTTATCCGTAAAAGTAGACGCGAAGGATAATAACCAATTACGTCAAATGATGGACGATTTAAAACAAAAGCTAGAAAAAGCGGTCATTGTTTTGGGTGCAGTTGATGGGGATAAAGTAATGATTTCTGCAGGAGTAACAAAGGATATAGTTGGTGGGAACTACCATGCCGGTAATATCGTTAAACTAGTGGCGGAGCAATGCGGAGGTAAAGGTGGAGGTCGTCCAGACTTTGCAATGGCTGGTGCTAAAGATGCAAGTAAGCTAGAAGGTGCCTTAAGTTCTGTATTGGATTATATTAAATCTCTTTAA
- a CDS encoding ATP-dependent RecD-like DNA helicase: MTNEINNEKQFITGRPIVSIFHNPQNLFSIIKVKIKSTNTTYTDKEVIVSGYFPPLVLEEPYKFIGYIKNHPKYGVQFQVETFQKEVPATEQGIIHYLSSDMFTGIGRKTAEQIVKKLGPNAINKILDDPEALDVVPRLSEEKKQTLRAVLEQNLGLEKVMIQLNEWGFGPQIAMKIYQAYREETITVLTKNPFRLIEEVEGVGFVRADELGYKLGIQGNHPDRIKAAVYHLLQSASLGEGHVFLYAEQLLESVKKLLENAQREEIPYEAISKCCIELAEESRIVGEVNRFYIPSLYYSEVGIGSKIETLLAENDTHHQFPLAEMKKHLGGIEERLGVQYAPTQINAIETALNASMTLLTGGPGTGKTTVVRGIVELYAELHGLSLDPKEWVKDKKPFPVVLAAPTGRAAKRLSESTELPAMTIHRLLGFNGQEDADVEGKEIEGKLIIIDETSMLDTWLGYQLLKAIPKDAQVIFVGDQDQLPPVGPGQVLKDLLASKRIPTVELKDIYRQAEGSSIIELAHEMKQGMVPASLLDKTKDRSFIKATTDQIPKVVEQVLKSALSKGHSIREMQVLAPMYRGPAGIDALNKMIQEMVNPNTDGKRKEMVFGETIYRIGDKVLQLVNQPESHVFNGDMGEVISIFRAAETVEKKEMLIVSFDGNEVTYEKNDLNQLTLAYCCSVHKSQGSEFQTVIMPITRSYMKMLRRNLLYTGITRAKNFLILCGDPEVFKFGVQRTDDLQRLTTLKDRLSNVEESEQEDKEIVKELESESDGTQTDFTYLTAENYHKIDPLIGMNGVTPYQFMDTDN, translated from the coding sequence ATGACCAACGAAATAAATAATGAAAAACAATTTATTACGGGTCGTCCTATCGTTTCGATTTTTCATAACCCTCAAAACTTATTCTCAATTATTAAAGTGAAAATCAAATCCACCAACACTACATACACAGACAAAGAAGTAATTGTATCTGGTTATTTCCCTCCATTAGTACTGGAAGAACCGTATAAATTTATTGGATATATTAAAAATCACCCGAAATATGGCGTTCAATTTCAAGTGGAAACGTTCCAAAAAGAAGTACCAGCGACAGAGCAAGGAATCATTCATTATCTTTCGAGCGATATGTTCACTGGTATAGGTCGCAAAACAGCAGAACAAATTGTAAAAAAACTCGGACCAAACGCCATTAACAAAATATTAGATGATCCAGAAGCACTAGATGTAGTGCCACGTCTTTCAGAAGAGAAAAAACAGACACTACGTGCAGTATTAGAACAAAATTTAGGTTTGGAAAAAGTGATGATTCAACTCAATGAATGGGGATTTGGCCCTCAAATAGCTATGAAAATCTATCAAGCCTATAGAGAAGAAACAATCACCGTCCTTACTAAAAATCCATTTCGTCTAATTGAAGAGGTAGAGGGGGTAGGTTTCGTTCGAGCAGACGAGCTTGGCTATAAATTAGGTATTCAAGGTAACCACCCAGATCGTATTAAAGCGGCGGTATATCACTTGCTACAATCTGCTTCGCTAGGAGAAGGTCATGTATTTTTATATGCAGAGCAATTATTAGAATCAGTTAAAAAGCTATTAGAAAATGCTCAGCGTGAAGAGATCCCGTATGAGGCAATAAGCAAATGCTGTATTGAACTTGCTGAAGAAAGTCGGATAGTCGGAGAGGTGAATCGTTTTTATATTCCTTCTTTATATTATTCCGAAGTTGGAATTGGTTCTAAAATTGAAACACTTCTAGCTGAAAATGATACACATCATCAATTTCCTTTAGCTGAGATGAAAAAGCATCTTGGGGGTATTGAAGAACGTTTAGGGGTGCAATATGCCCCGACACAGATTAATGCGATTGAAACAGCATTAAATGCAAGTATGACCTTACTAACGGGAGGTCCTGGAACTGGAAAAACAACCGTTGTTCGAGGGATTGTCGAGCTATATGCAGAGTTACATGGACTCTCACTGGATCCGAAGGAGTGGGTAAAAGACAAGAAACCATTTCCGGTAGTTTTAGCTGCTCCAACTGGTAGAGCGGCCAAACGACTAAGTGAATCGACAGAATTACCGGCTATGACTATTCATAGATTATTAGGCTTTAATGGTCAAGAAGATGCGGATGTCGAAGGCAAAGAGATAGAAGGTAAACTAATTATCATTGACGAAACATCTATGTTAGACACCTGGTTAGGATATCAACTATTAAAGGCTATACCAAAGGATGCCCAAGTTATTTTTGTAGGGGACCAAGATCAACTCCCACCAGTAGGACCCGGGCAAGTATTAAAGGATTTACTTGCTTCCAAACGAATCCCTACAGTTGAACTAAAGGATATTTATCGACAAGCAGAAGGGTCCTCGATTATAGAACTGGCACATGAAATGAAGCAAGGGATGGTCCCAGCATCTCTATTAGACAAGACAAAGGATCGATCCTTTATAAAAGCTACTACTGATCAGATCCCGAAAGTGGTGGAACAAGTATTAAAAAGTGCATTATCCAAAGGACATTCCATTCGAGAAATGCAAGTATTAGCACCTATGTATAGAGGTCCGGCAGGTATTGACGCTCTTAACAAAATGATCCAAGAAATGGTCAATCCTAATACGGACGGAAAGCGAAAAGAAATGGTATTTGGTGAAACTATCTACCGTATTGGGGATAAAGTTCTACAACTAGTCAATCAACCAGAGAGTCATGTGTTTAATGGAGATATGGGGGAAGTTATTAGTATTTTCAGAGCTGCAGAAACAGTCGAGAAAAAAGAGATGTTAATAGTTTCATTTGATGGCAATGAAGTAACCTATGAAAAAAATGATTTGAATCAGCTTACACTTGCTTATTGCTGTTCAGTCCATAAATCACAAGGTAGTGAATTTCAAACGGTTATTATGCCCATAACAAGAAGTTATATGAAGATGTTAAGAAGAAATTTACTTTATACAGGAATTACTCGTGCTAAAAACTTTCTCATATTATGTGGAGATCCTGAAGTGTTTAAGTTCGGAGTTCAAAGAACCGATGATCTTCAGCGATTAACAACATTAAAAGATCGTTTATCTAATGTAGAAGAATCAGAGCAAGAAGATAAAGAAATAGTAAAAGAATTAGAATCAGAATCAGATGGGACTCAAACTGACTTCACATACTTAACTGCTGAAAATTATCATAAGATAGACCCTCTTATTGGGATGAATGGTGTCACGCCATATCAATTTATGGATACAGACAATTGA
- a CDS encoding lipopolysaccharide assembly protein LapB, producing MNYNELGIQAIQEENYEKAVEFFTKAIEENPDEAIGYINFGNLLSSMNEDERAEKFFQKAITLDEGAATAYYSLANLYYNAERFEEAAKLYEKAISNGIEGPDAYYMLGKSLEKEGLTKLSLPYFQRAYELAPEDTQVKLSYGIALASLEMFDQAEPVFKEIIETDAENADAHYNLGVLYAVSTSNTDAALSHLKEAFTLQPNYDQARYVHDMISLRN from the coding sequence ATGAACTACAATGAACTAGGAATTCAAGCTATTCAAGAAGAGAATTACGAAAAAGCGGTTGAGTTTTTTACGAAAGCAATTGAAGAAAATCCAGATGAGGCTATCGGTTATATCAATTTTGGAAATCTTTTATCCTCGATGAATGAAGATGAACGAGCAGAGAAATTTTTTCAAAAAGCGATCACACTAGATGAGGGTGCAGCAACGGCCTATTATAGTCTTGCAAACTTATATTATAATGCGGAACGATTTGAGGAAGCTGCTAAGTTGTATGAAAAAGCAATTTCTAATGGTATTGAAGGACCGGACGCTTACTATATGCTTGGGAAGAGTCTTGAAAAAGAAGGTTTAACGAAGCTTTCACTTCCATACTTTCAAAGAGCATATGAACTAGCTCCTGAGGATACTCAAGTGAAATTATCTTATGGAATTGCACTGGCTAGTTTAGAAATGTTCGATCAAGCAGAACCGGTTTTTAAAGAGATAATTGAGACGGATGCTGAAAATGCAGATGCTCACTATAATTTAGGTGTTTTATATGCTGTTTCTACATCTAACACTGATGCTGCATTATCCCATTTAAAAGAAGCTTTTACGCTTCAACCCAATTATGATCAGGCACGCTATGTGCACGACATGATTTCCCTACGAAATTAA
- the mnmA gene encoding tRNA 2-thiouridine(34) synthase MnmA: MKKIEDTRVVVGMSGGVDSSVAAYLLKEQGYDVIGIFMKNWDDTDEFGMCTATEDYEDVIKVCNQIGIPYYAVNFEKQYWDKVFTYFLEEYKAGRTPNPDVMCNKEIKFKAFLEHALALGADYLATGHYAQVEVRDGQTRMLRGRDNNKDQTYFLNQLNQEQLEKVMFPIGHLEKKKVREIALEQGLATATKKDSTGICFIGERNFKEFLSQYLPAQQGAMETMDGKVMGQHDGLMYYTIGQRHGLGIGGSGDPWFVIGKDLDRNVLLVGQNINNDALFSTSLTATDLSFTTTIEKPQSFQATAKFRYRQDDVGVFVELIDSNRVRVTFDEPVRAITPGQAVVFYQGDECLGGATIDEVFKDGVKLDYVG, translated from the coding sequence ATGAAAAAAATAGAAGATACAAGAGTAGTAGTTGGAATGTCCGGAGGGGTAGACTCTTCAGTTGCCGCTTATCTACTGAAGGAACAAGGTTATGATGTTATCGGCATTTTCATGAAAAACTGGGATGACACCGATGAATTTGGTATGTGTACTGCTACAGAGGATTATGAAGATGTTATAAAAGTCTGCAACCAAATAGGCATCCCTTATTATGCAGTAAACTTTGAAAAACAATATTGGGATAAGGTTTTCACTTACTTTTTAGAAGAATATAAAGCAGGGCGAACTCCTAACCCAGATGTTATGTGTAATAAAGAAATTAAATTTAAGGCCTTTTTAGAGCACGCATTAGCATTAGGAGCAGACTACTTAGCGACTGGTCACTATGCACAAGTAGAAGTTCGTGATGGACAAACTCGTATGCTACGTGGAAGAGACAATAATAAAGATCAAACATATTTTTTAAATCAATTAAATCAAGAACAATTAGAAAAGGTAATGTTCCCAATTGGACATTTAGAAAAGAAAAAAGTGCGTGAAATTGCATTGGAACAAGGTCTTGCTACAGCGACAAAGAAGGATTCCACTGGTATTTGTTTCATTGGCGAAAGAAACTTCAAGGAATTCTTGAGTCAGTATCTTCCTGCACAACAAGGTGCTATGGAAACGATGGATGGAAAAGTAATGGGACAGCATGACGGATTGATGTACTATACAATCGGTCAACGCCATGGTCTTGGAATTGGTGGTTCAGGTGATCCATGGTTCGTAATTGGGAAAGATTTGGACAGAAATGTACTTCTAGTTGGGCAAAATATTAACAATGATGCATTATTTTCAACTAGCCTAACTGCAACTGATTTATCCTTTACAACAACAATCGAAAAACCTCAATCTTTCCAAGCAACAGCGAAGTTCCGTTATCGTCAAGACGATGTAGGTGTATTCGTGGAGTTGATAGATTCTAATCGAGTTAGAGTTACATTTGATGAACCAGTACGTGCTATTACACCAGGACAGGCCGTAGTATTCTACCAAGGTGATGAATGTCTAGGCGGTGCTACAATTGATGAAGTATTCAAAGATGGCGTTAAACTGGATTATGTTGGATAA